The proteins below come from a single Leopardus geoffroyi isolate Oge1 chromosome D3, O.geoffroyi_Oge1_pat1.0, whole genome shotgun sequence genomic window:
- the CRYBB2 gene encoding beta-crystallin B2 — translation MASDHQTQAGKPQPLNPKIIIFEQENFQGHSHELSGPCPNLKETGVEKAGSVLVQAGPWVGYEQANCKGEQFVFEKGEYPRWDSWTSSRRTDSLSSLRPIKVDSQEHKIILYENPNFTGKKMEIIDDDVPSFHAHGYQEKVSSVRVQSGTWVGYQYPGYRGLQYLLEKGDYKDSGDFGAPHPQVQSVRRIRDMQWHQRGAFHPSN, via the exons ATGGCCTCAGACCACCAGACCCAAGCGGGCAAGCCACAGCCCCTCAACCCCAAG ATCATCATCTTTGAGCAAGAGAACTTCCAGGGCCACTCGCACGAGCTCAGCGGGCCCTGCCCCAACCTGAAGGAGACCGGCGTGGAGAAGGCAGGCTCCGTCCTGGTGCAGGCTGGACC CTGGGTGGGCTACGAACAAGCCAACTGCAAGGGTGAGCAGTTTGTGTTCGAGAAGGGCGAGTACCCCCGCTGGGACTCATGGACCAGCAGTCGGAGGACGGACTCCCTCAGCTCCCTGAGGCCCATCAAAGTG GACAGCCAAGAGCACAAGATCATCCTCTATGAAAACCCCAACTTCACGGGGAAGAAGATGGAAATCATAGACGATGATGTGCCCAGCTTCCACGCCCACGGCTACCAGGAGAAGGTGTCGTCGGTGCGCGTGCAGAGTGGCAC GTGGGTCGGCTACCAGTACCCCGGCTACCGCGGGCTGCAGTACCTGCTGGAGAAGGGAGACTACAAAGACAGCGGTGACTTtggggctccccacccccaggtgcaGTCCGTGCGCCGCATCCGCGACATGCAGTGGCACCAACGGGGCGCCTTCCACCCCTCCAACTAG